In Macaca mulatta isolate MMU2019108-1 chromosome 16, T2T-MMU8v2.0, whole genome shotgun sequence, the sequence TGCTACAAGAATGATATCCACATGGGCATGGAAATGAGGCAGATTCAGGGACCACTGGGCtcagaggggagggaagggctCATCAGCACCCACCCAGGGAGCCTGTCCCTTTATGTTCCCAAATAAAGGGTCCTAGAACACCAGAAAACCAAGATCTTTTATTAAAGAGTTCCAACTGGTTTTCCCACTATTTCCACGCAAGCCAGGGGTCAGCGGCAGCCTCTCGGAAGGTACCGGGTGGCTGGGCCTGGGGCCTGGCAGCACAGCGCTTAACGGTATCTGCCTGCTCCACTCCACAGGGCCAGAGGCACCAGCACGATGCCGCCCTGACTCGGCTCTGTGGTGGCCCCTGCCCGCCCTTCAGCGCCAGCTGCTGCCCGCGGCATCCCCGCTCATTCCCGCTGCGCGGCTCCTCGCTTGCTGTCTAAGATCTCCCTCCAGTTGTCACTCCAGGAGAGCAACCGTCTCTTTGTCGGGGGCAGGACCAGGTGCCGATTGTGACAGCAGGTGAACAAGATGTGCTCCCAGCGCGGGGTCTCCTCGTCGCCTGGGACAAGAAAGGCAGCGCTGACATCTGTAATGGGCATGATTACTTCCTCTCCCTAATCAGGGCAGGCTAGAGGCCTGGAGGCTGCCAAAGATAACGGATCCAACCTCGAATTGTGTCCTTGTCATCAATGAGCAGGTCCCCCAAGACCACCGTCTTGTCCCTTGTCAGGATAATTCGTTCTACGAACTGGGGCCCCAGGTGCTGCTCCACCCAGCGGTACTGTGTAGAAGACACAGGGCTGTGAGTAGGGCCTGATGGGAGCCGGAATTCAGGGACAGGGAGTGGGGTCTAAGCCTTTGAGAGCCCCCCACCCCCGACCTTCTGGGTTTCTggtggtttctttttaaaatcaggattTAGGCAGCTCCACGTGCGGAGTAGGGGCGGGGCAGCCACACCTTCTCACCCACACAGTGGTCGTACTTCAGCAGGGGGCTGGTGCAGATGAAGACCTCCGTGCTGCGGGGAAGGTCGCGGTTACCGCCGGGAGCCGGGAGCCCGCCCAGGACTCCGCCCGCCCCCACTCTCCTTACTCCGGTAGGTCGTTCATCTCCCGCACAGCGTCCAAGGCCCCCGGGATGGGCTCCAGGTCCAGGAAAAAGCCCGGGGCTTCGTACACACTGGTCACTTTATCCTGAAAGACAAGAGTTCTGGGTCCCGGCTTCTGCCTCCGGCAGATGCAGTTCCCACGAGGACTCGCAGGGAGGCTCCTGGGGGCTCTGGGCCCGGGCTCCGAGCTGCGGAGGGGTCTTTGGTCAGGGGCACGCGCCCAAAGACTCCTCCCCAGGGTGCGCTGCCCGCGGGTGCCAGGGTAAGGGCTCTGCGCCCTTCACACAGAAGGGGGTGACCCCGGGAACGGAGCGAGCCGGCCCTGCCCGTGTGGGGACCCCGCGCCCCCTACCGCCAGGTCGGGCCGCAGGGCGCGGTACTGCTCGCGGGCCAGGAAGCCGCGGCGCTGCTCCAGCGGCACGTGCGGCTCCTCAGGGAAGCGGCGGCGGAAGCCCCGCAGAAGGCCGGCCTCGAAGTCGGCCAGGACGCCGTCCATGTCCACCAGCACACGCAGGCGCCGCGCCATCGCCACCGGGCCGGGGCTGCAGGCTCTCGGCGTCTGGGGGGCGCGGGCCCGGCCGGAAGCGCGGGGAGTGGGAGGGGAGCGCTGCTTCCGGAGCCCGGGCGCTGGACGGGGTCCGCTGGGCTGATTTGCATAGAGCCTCCGGGACGCCCCGCCCAGGTCGTAAACCGCTGCCGAAGGCTCTGCGCGAGGCCTTCCTAGGGTTCGGGTGCAGGGACAGCTTTGGGGGGCACTTTTCTGACCCTGCGCTTTCTCGGGACCCAGCCTTTGTCCGCATCAGACGCCCCCCACTTTACAGCAGACGTACCCCCGTTCACCTCACGTTACTAGTAGGGGACCGACCTTCCAGGGGCCCAACAAAGGGTTGATCTGAAATACTAACGAGGAAGTCAAGGGTCCTAAACCTGTGGGGCTAGCTCCacggtttttttgtttgtttttctgagagggagtcttgctctgtcgcccaggccgtaTGCGGTGcaacagtggcgcgatctcggctcactgcagcctccacttcccaggttcaaccgattctcttgcttcagcctccggagtacttgggattacaggcacctgccaccacgcctggctaatctttatttttagtagagacggggtttagccatgttggtcaggctgatctcaaactcctgacctcaagtgatccgcctgcctcggcctcccaaagtgctgggattacaggcgtgagccaccgcgcccggccaaactctTTTTTTTACCGCAATGCCGTGGTCTCAGTGGATTGATTTCGTCTGTGAGTGGGGCAGTCTCAGTGGATTGATTTCGTCTGTGAGTGCGGCAGTCTCAGTGGATTGATATCGTCTGTGAGTGGGGCAGGAACAGTCCCTTGAGGACTACAAAGTGAAATGAATCTGTTAACTGCTTTGTGTAAGTCTAGCTGGTTAAGAGCTAATTCACACTAGAGTTGGCTTGAAACATGGGAGCTTCAGCGTGGTTTCCCCTGGAAAGATGATTTTGATCAAACATAGGTAATCAGGACTGTCCTCAGGACTTTATGTGGAACTGACATGGCTTACCTACTCCCGTCTAGAAAATGCTGAAccgggccaggagcggtggctcacgcctgtaatcccagcactttgggaggccagggcgggcggatcacgaggtcaggagatcgagaccatcctggctaacacggtgacaccgtctctaataaaaatacaaaaaattagctgggcgaggtggcgggcgcctgtagtcccagctacggtggaggctgaggcaggagaatggcgtgaacccgggaagcggagcttgcagtgagctgagatcacaccactgcactctagcctaggcgacagagcaagactctgtgtccaaaaaaaaaaaaaaaaaaaaattggaggacaTCTAGCTGGTATCCACTGCAGaactgcttgcttgcttgctggtgGGGAGAAATCCCCACATATTTAAAGTTGGAGAACactttttttgacacagggtcttgctgtcacccaggctggagtgcagtggtgcgattgtggctcactgcggcctcgatctcacaggctcaagcaatcctcctgcctcagcctcctgactagtcgtgtgtcatcacacctggctatttttggtagagatgaggtttcaccatgttgcccagtcttggaGAACACTTTAAAATGTTACTGCCCAGAACAATGGGGAGGTAGAAGAGTCTAACCTACTTTAGAGACTTCTTCAGAAAGAAACCCACTTCTCTCCGGGTCTTcatgttttaacttatttttgtttgttttttaaggaggtctcgctatgttgcccaggatagcctcaaactcctgggctcaagcatcctcttgccttggcttcccaagtagctaattACAGGCATATCTGGCTATTTAACTTCAAATGACTCATCCAATCAGTGGGCAGGATTTATAGTGACAAAGAGAAAAGCATCTAACCAGAGAGAACACTgaaactatctcaaaaagaagacaCAGTACACAGTGTTTCAAAATGTGGATATTGTTTACTTGAAGCAACAGTCCAGGATTGTGAAATACAACACACATTTTAAGGATGAGACTTTCCTTTCACGGTCAAGCACCAGCATCATGCACACAGCatcaagttatttaaaaaaacacccCTGCGGGATCCCGTTCCTGGATGAAGGCCCACTTCGGTGTGATTGCCTCCCTTGCTTCACTGCTCTTAGTTCCAGTCAGTTTCATTGTACATCCAAGCCTTCCTCTGCCTGAGAGCAGAGGCTCTGCTCATCAGCCAGCCAGTCTTGTTACTATCTGGCTACTttttaaggttaaaaaataaaaggcagttTCTTTGCTTTGCAGGCGGCAAGGCATGAGGCACAGGCCTCTTCATTGTTCACATGGCACAGGAGGAGGCTCTGAGCAAAGGCCACTGGCAAGTTAGGGCAACACCAAGGCGGCTCTGTGGAGAGACTCCCTGTGCTGAGGCCTGGCAGGAACGGTGCCTGGGGACTGTTCATGGTCTGACCAGTTGAGGCTTGGTAAACCCAAGTAAAGTGTTAAAAACCTCAGTACAAAAGATCCTCTAACACATCTGGAACCAAATTATTTGTTCTTAAAAACACAGTACTAAGTGTCACAAAGCTTTCCCTCCAATCTACTACTAGAAAACACTCATGCCACGGCCCACAGACCCAGGAGTCAGGACAGAGAGAAACCtgttcttcaaaagaaaaaaaagaaaaaaaaaaaaagacagcagtaCATAAAGTGCttctttttaatgaaacaaaTCCAAGAGATGTACAGTCAGGCTCAAGTTGTGCAGTTCACAAGCAtggagaaaacagacaaaacGACAGCGTTCAGGACAGTCAGAGCTAACCCAACACGAGGCTGGACTTGCCGCCAGGGGGATTTCTTCTGGATGGCACTGGGGCCGGGGCCACCGGGCTGGGCACAGGCGCAGCAGGCACCGGCTTCTCTTCACTCTGCCCCAGGCTGCCTGGCAAGTCTGTGTCCACATTTTCTATGAAAACAGGGAATAGAAATAACACTCATAATGACAGCTATTTCCTGTTAAGATTAAggatcttttttttgtttttggtttgatGGTTGGAAACATACCTAAAggtataaagaaaataacagtCACCCGCCACGCTCCCACTGCACAGAATTCACCAGTGTTCATCTTTCCCATATCTGTCACCCGCCACGCTCCCACTGCACAGAATTCACCAGTGTTCATCTTTCCCATATCTGTCACCCGCCACGCTCCCACTGCACAGAATTCACCAGTGTTCATCTTTTCCCATATCTGTTGTTTACGTTCTTTTCTAAATTACACAAATACATGAAGAcatgaagatttttaaataagaacCTGTTCTTATTTAAAAACTCTAGCTCTCTGGCCCCTTCCAGCTCCAGGTGGGTCAGGCTCTCACTATTCCCAGAGCTCCCACTGCAAGTCCTGTGCAGCCTTCTAGTCCacttgttttatgtatatttatttacatttagcCAGGTAACATGCAACATGTTTTGGTTACATTTAACATAAATGGTATCAACTTCCTTTTTTTCACTCTTGAAAATGTATCCATATTTACAAACAGGGTAGTAATTCACCTTGCTTATTAACTGTATTTTTTCAAATCTCTCACTTCACTGTCAAGCttcatttctttatagtaattATCCCATGACATAGGCTATTTATCCAATTCTCTGACAGCAAAAAAAAACGAACAATCCAACCTTTCCAAACGAATTGTTTCTCGTCAGGATTGTTTCCAAACCGAGAAAAAACACTGATTCAAAGTGAAAAGTGAATGcaaaaattctgtattttctatgAAAGGAAAATACTAACAGTTGAATAGttgacatatttttttatttttaatttttttgcggggggtggtggtgagggatattgagacagggtgtcactctgtggcccaggctggagtgcagtggctcaatcacagcccactgtagcctcaaactcctgtgctcaagcagtcttcctatatcagtctcccaaacagctgggactataggtatgcaccaccacaactggctattgtttttatttttaaaagatggagtctccttatgtcacccaggctggtctcaaattcctgggctcaagtatcctccttcccatctcagcctccctaagtgctgggattataggcatgagccaccttcaCCCTTCACACagcctagttttcttttttttttttttttgagacagggtctttaacctctgcctcccagattcaagcaattctcctgcctcagcctcccgagtagctgggattacaggcacacaccaccatgcctgattaatttttgtatttttagtagagacagggtttcgccgtgttggccaggctggtctcgaactcctggcctcaagtaagctgcctaccttggcctcccaaagtgctgggattatggcattAAGCCACtgcctagttttctttttttttttttttctttgagacagagtttcgctcttgttgtccaggctggagtgcagtggtgcaatcttggctcactgcaacctccacctcctgggctcaagcgattctcctacttcagcctcccaaataggtgggattacaggtgcacgctacaacgcccgactaattttttgtattttcagtagagacagggtttcaccatgttggccaggctggtctcaaactcctgacctcaggcgatccacctgccttggcctcccaaagtgctgggattacaggtgtgagcctccatacTCGGgcctagttttctttttaatagcaaGTTTATTTCAGTATGAACCAATCAAATTAAGTTGCATATTCtaagatatttgcaaatatttcataGAAGCCCTTTTGCCTGAAAAGGCAGTAAGGGCAGTTAATAACGCTCCTAtattaatggaatttttttttttttttttttgagactgggtctcattccgtcacccagactgaagtacagtagcgcgatcttggctcaccataacctccgcctccctggctcaagcaattctcctgccttagcctcccaagtagctggggttatagcctcaggtgatccacctgcctcagccacccaaagtactgagattacaggtctgagccactgtgcccagccaagaagaggtctttaaactaaaaatatatat encodes:
- the NT5C gene encoding 5'(3')-deoxyribonucleotidase, cytosolic type isoform X1 produces the protein MARRLRVLVDMDGVLADFEAGLLRGFRRRFPEEPHVPLEQRRGFLAREQYRALRPDLADKVTSVYEAPGFFLDLEPIPGALDAVREMNDLPDTEVFICTSPLLKYDHCVGEKYRWVEQHLGPQFVERIILTRDKTVVLGDLLIDDKDTIRGDEETPRWEHILFTCCHNRHLVLPPTKRRLLSWSDNWREILDSKRGAAQRE
- the NT5C gene encoding 5'(3')-deoxyribonucleotidase, cytosolic type isoform X2; translation: MARRLRVLVDMDGVLADFEAGLLRGFRRRFPEEPHVPLEQRRGFLAREQYRALRPDLADKVTSVYEAPGFFLDLEPIPGALDAVREMNDLPDPLLKYDHCVGEKYRWVEQHLGPQFVERIILTRDKTVVLGDLLIDDKDTIRGDEETPRWEHILFTCCHNRHLVLPPTKRRLLSWSDNWREILDSKRGAAQRE
- the NT5C gene encoding 5'(3')-deoxyribonucleotidase, cytosolic type isoform X3; this encodes MARRLRVLVDMDGVLADFEAGLLRGFRRRFPEEPHVPLEQRRGFLAREQYRALRPDLADKVTSVYEAPGFFLDLEPIPGALDAVREMNDLPDTEVFICTSPLLKYDHCVGEKEETPRWEHILFTCCHNRHLVLPPTKRRLLSWSDNWREILDSKRGAAQRE